The Coregonus clupeaformis isolate EN_2021a chromosome 13, ASM2061545v1, whole genome shotgun sequence genome includes a region encoding these proteins:
- the LOC121579986 gene encoding protein CWC15 homolog: MTTAARPTFEPARGGRGKGEGDLSALSKQYSSRDLPGHTKIKYRQLTQDAPEEVRARDFRRELEERERVAVREKTRERGPREHTTSSSSSSKRPRLDQIPAANLDADDPLTDDEEEDDSEEDSDDDDTAALLAELEKIKKERAEEQERKEREQKAEEERIRMENILSGNPLLNLAGQQQQQQQIVPTPTAFSVKRRWDDDVVFKNCAKGVDEARREKRFVNDTLRSEFHKKFMEKYVK, translated from the exons ATGACAACAGCCGCGAGACCGACGTTTGAGCCagcgagaggagggagagggaagggagagggcgATCTCAGTGCGTTGTCCAAACAGTACTCAAGCCGAGATTTGCCTGGTCACACTAAGATCAAATACAG GCAGCTCACCCAGGATGCCCCCGAGGAGGTGCGTGCCCGGGACTTCCGCAGggagctggaggagagggagcGTGTTGCTGTCCGGGAGAAGACTAGAGAGAGGGGACCTAGAG AACACACCACATCCTCGTCTTCGTCCTCAAAGAGGCCCAGACTAGATCAGATCCCTGCTGCCAACCTGGATGCAGATGACCCTCTCACTGAC GATGAGGAGGAAGATGACTCTGAGGAGGACAGTGATGACGATGACACTGCGGCTCTGCTGGCTGAACTGGAGAAAATCAAGAAGGAGCGGGCTGAGGAGCAGGAACGCAAG GAGCGGGAGCAgaaagcagaggaggagaggatccgCATGGAAAACATCCTTAGTGGGAATCCTCTGCTCAACCTGGCTgggcagcagcaacaacaacaacagatagtccccaccCCGACTGCCTTCAGCGTCAAGAGAAG GTGGGACGATGACGTCGTGTTCAAGAACTGTGCAAAGGGAGTGGATGAGGCACGCAGGGAGAAACGCTTTGTCAACGACACTCTGCGCTCGGAGTTCCACAAGAAATTCATGGAGAAATATGTGAAGTAG